A part of Pantoea vagans genomic DNA contains:
- the mtgA gene encoding monofunctional biosynthetic peptidoglycan transglycosylase produces the protein MNKHKGSVGQRIRRIIGRVLLVWLGVWLAGILLFSFLPVPFSAVMAERQIGAWLRGDFSYVAHSDWVGHDEISPWMGLAVIASEDQKFPDHWGFDVAAIESVLDNSDSRMRGASTLSQQTAKNLFLWDGRSWVRKGLEAGLTVGIETVWTKRRILTVYLNIAEFGPGIFGVESASQRYFHKPASRLTAADAALLAAVLPNPIRYRAAAPSGYVRERQQWILRQMRQLGGEGFLQRNKLD, from the coding sequence ATGAACAAGCATAAAGGAAGCGTCGGACAGCGTATCAGACGTATTATTGGTCGTGTCCTGCTGGTGTGGTTGGGCGTGTGGCTTGCGGGAATTTTGCTCTTTTCGTTCCTGCCGGTACCGTTTTCAGCGGTGATGGCTGAACGACAGATCGGTGCCTGGTTACGCGGTGACTTTAGCTATGTCGCCCATTCTGACTGGGTCGGACATGATGAGATTTCGCCGTGGATGGGGCTGGCCGTTATCGCCTCAGAAGATCAAAAGTTTCCGGACCACTGGGGGTTCGATGTCGCGGCGATTGAATCTGTACTGGATAACAGCGATAGCCGGATGCGTGGTGCCTCCACGCTGTCACAACAGACAGCAAAGAATCTGTTTCTTTGGGATGGCCGCAGCTGGGTGCGTAAAGGTCTGGAAGCGGGGCTGACAGTAGGTATTGAGACAGTCTGGACGAAACGACGTATTCTGACCGTCTATCTTAATATTGCAGAGTTTGGGCCGGGTATCTTTGGCGTTGAATCAGCTTCACAGCGCTACTTCCACAAGCCAGCCAGCCGGCTTACCGCTGCCGATGCAGCTTTACTGGCGGCCGTTCTGCCTAATCCTATCCGTTATCGTGCTGCTGCGCCTTCAGGCTACGTCAGAGAGCGACAGCAGTGGATACTGCGTCAGATGCGGCAGCTTGGCGGGGAAGGCTTCCTGCAGCGTAATAAGCTCGACTAA
- the arcB gene encoding aerobic respiration two-component sensor histidine kinase ArcB yields the protein MKQIRLLAQYYVDLMVKLGLVRFSLLLASALVVLAMIVQMAVTMVLRGHVESIDVVRSVFFGLLITPWAVYFLSVVVDQLEESRQRLARLVDKLEEMRTRDLELNQQMKETITQLNQEISDRKKAELAREQVMDKLREEVTRREQAQIELEQQSSFLRSFLDASPDLVFYRNIDKQFSGCNRAMELLTGKSEKQLIGLTPRDIYDDEAATKVLETDEKVFRHNVSLTYEQWLQYPDGRKACFEIRKVPYYDRVGKRSGLMGFGRDITERKRYQDALENASREKTTFISTISHELRTPLNGIVGLSRILLDTDLNQEQLKYLKTIHVSAITLGNIFNDVIEVDKIERRKVQLDNQPLDFTGFLADLENLSGLLAQPKGLKFVLAPQLPLPHMISTDGTRLRQILWNLIGNAVKFTQQGEIVVRVAYEQDETLRFEVQDSGMGIRQEEQDKIFAMYYQVKDQHGGKPATGTGIGLAVSRRLAQAMGGDIRVHSAPGQGSCFTVEIKAPRIAEEVEDEGLDDSLPLPALHVLLVEDIELNVIVARSVLEKLGCSVEVAMTGSEALALFDPLEFDLVLLDIQLPDMTGLDVSRAIRQQYQGTHLPPLVALTANVLKDKKEYFDAGMDDVLSKPLAVPALTAMIKKYWDYQADSEEETAEVSDDKTRMLLDVAMLEQYIELVGPGLITQSLTMFEKMMPDYLAVLESNLMARDQKGIAEEGHKIKGAAGSVGLQRLQMLAKQIQSPELPAWWDNVVEWIDELKHEWRHDVQVLRDWVAEQDKSYPGKK from the coding sequence ATGAAACAAATTCGTCTGTTGGCGCAGTACTACGTTGATTTAATGGTCAAGCTTGGACTGGTGAGGTTCTCGCTGCTGCTGGCGTCTGCGCTGGTGGTGCTGGCGATGATCGTCCAGATGGCGGTTACGATGGTACTGCGGGGTCATGTCGAGAGCATTGATGTGGTGCGTTCGGTTTTCTTCGGGCTGCTGATTACGCCCTGGGCGGTCTATTTTCTGTCGGTGGTAGTCGATCAGCTGGAGGAATCGCGGCAACGGCTGGCACGGCTGGTGGATAAGCTGGAAGAGATGCGCACCCGCGACCTGGAACTGAACCAGCAGATGAAAGAGACCATCACGCAGCTGAATCAGGAGATCAGTGACCGTAAAAAGGCGGAGCTGGCTCGCGAGCAGGTGATGGACAAGCTGCGTGAAGAGGTGACCCGTCGCGAGCAGGCACAGATTGAGCTGGAGCAGCAATCCTCCTTCCTGCGCTCATTCCTGGATGCTTCGCCTGACCTGGTTTTCTATCGCAACATCGATAAGCAGTTCTCCGGCTGTAATCGGGCGATGGAACTGCTGACCGGCAAAAGCGAGAAACAGCTGATTGGCCTGACGCCACGCGATATCTATGATGATGAAGCGGCAACGAAGGTGCTGGAAACGGACGAGAAGGTGTTCCGTCATAACGTCTCGCTGACCTATGAGCAATGGCTGCAATATCCCGACGGGCGCAAAGCCTGTTTCGAGATCCGTAAAGTGCCTTATTACGACCGCGTCGGTAAGCGCAGCGGGCTGATGGGCTTTGGCCGCGATATAACGGAGCGTAAGCGCTATCAGGACGCGTTAGAGAACGCCAGCCGGGAGAAGACCACCTTTATCTCTACAATCAGCCACGAGCTTCGTACGCCGCTTAATGGCATTGTCGGCCTGAGTCGCATTCTGCTGGATACCGACCTTAATCAGGAACAGCTGAAATACCTGAAAACCATCCACGTCTCTGCCATCACGCTGGGCAACATCTTCAATGATGTGATTGAGGTGGACAAAATTGAGCGCCGCAAAGTGCAGCTGGACAATCAGCCGCTCGACTTCACCGGTTTCCTCGCCGATTTAGAAAATCTTTCCGGTCTGCTGGCCCAGCCAAAAGGGCTGAAGTTTGTGCTTGCGCCGCAACTGCCGCTGCCGCATATGATTTCGACGGACGGAACGCGTCTGCGTCAGATTCTGTGGAACCTGATTGGTAACGCCGTGAAGTTCACTCAGCAGGGCGAAATCGTGGTGCGGGTAGCCTATGAGCAGGACGAAACGCTGCGCTTTGAGGTGCAGGACTCCGGTATGGGTATTCGTCAGGAGGAGCAGGATAAAATCTTTGCGATGTACTATCAGGTCAAAGATCAGCATGGCGGTAAACCGGCGACCGGCACCGGTATCGGGCTGGCGGTTTCACGTCGTCTGGCGCAGGCGATGGGCGGTGACATCCGTGTACACAGTGCACCAGGGCAGGGCTCATGCTTCACCGTAGAGATTAAGGCACCACGCATTGCTGAAGAGGTGGAAGATGAAGGCCTGGACGACAGCCTGCCACTCCCTGCGCTGCATGTGCTGCTGGTTGAAGATATTGAGCTGAATGTGATTGTGGCGCGCTCGGTGCTTGAGAAGCTGGGCTGCAGCGTCGAGGTCGCCATGACCGGCAGCGAAGCGCTGGCGCTATTCGACCCGCTGGAATTTGATCTGGTGCTGCTGGATATTCAGCTGCCCGATATGACCGGGCTGGATGTCTCGCGTGCGATTCGCCAGCAGTATCAGGGGACGCATCTGCCACCGCTGGTGGCACTGACCGCCAACGTCCTTAAAGACAAAAAAGAGTATTTCGACGCGGGAATGGATGATGTCCTGAGCAAACCGCTGGCAGTGCCGGCGCTGACCGCGATGATCAAAAAGTACTGGGATTATCAGGCAGATTCGGAAGAGGAAACCGCAGAGGTCAGCGATGACAAAACCCGGATGCTGCTGGATGTCGCGATGCTTGAACAGTATATCGAGCTGGTTGGTCCCGGTCTGATCACCCAAAGCCTGACGATGTTTGAAAAGATGATGCCGGACTATCTTGCGGTGCTGGAATCGAATCTGATGGCGCGCGATCAGAAAGGCATTGCTGAAGAGGGGCACAAGATCAAAGGGGCGGCGGGTTCGGTCGGGCTGCAGCGCTTGCAGATGCTGGCGAAACAGATCCAGAGCCCTGAATTACCGGCGTGGTGGGACAACGTTGTTGAATGGATTGACGAGCTGAAGCATGAGTGGCGACACGATGTGCAGGTATTGCGCGACTGGGTGGCAGAGCAGGATAAGTCATATCCCGGAAAAAAATGA
- the npr gene encoding PTS phosphocarrier protein NPr, with the protein MTVRQTVEIKNKLGMHARPAMKLFELVQSFDAEVLLRNEAGTEAEASSVIALLMLDSAKGGHIEIEASGPEEIPALAAVIELFEAGFDED; encoded by the coding sequence ATGACCGTCAGACAAACTGTAGAAATCAAAAATAAGCTGGGCATGCATGCCCGTCCGGCAATGAAGTTGTTTGAGCTGGTGCAGAGCTTCGATGCCGAAGTGTTGCTGCGCAACGAAGCGGGCACGGAAGCTGAGGCCAGCAGCGTGATTGCGCTGCTGATGCTGGACTCGGCTAAAGGCGGACACATAGAGATTGAAGCCAGCGGCCCGGAGGAGATCCCGGCGCTGGCAGCGGTCATTGAGCTGTTTGAAGCAGGTTTTGATGAAGACTAA
- the ptsN gene encoding PTS IIA-like nitrogen regulatory protein PtsN, whose translation MNNDLTLELSTVLSPDCTRSGVHCQSKKRALEIISELAAKQLNLPHQTLFEAILTRERMGSTGIGNGIAIPHGKLEEDTLRAVGVFISLEQPIAFDAVDNQPVDLLFALLVPADQCKTHLHTLSLVAKRLADKTVCRRLRAAQSDEELYAIITEVQTEQ comes from the coding sequence ATGAACAACGACCTTACACTGGAATTGAGCACAGTGCTTTCGCCAGACTGCACCCGCAGCGGCGTACACTGCCAGAGCAAAAAACGTGCGCTGGAAATCATCAGCGAACTGGCCGCTAAGCAGCTCAACCTGCCGCACCAGACGCTTTTCGAAGCGATTCTGACCCGCGAACGCATGGGCAGTACCGGTATTGGTAACGGAATAGCCATTCCTCACGGCAAGCTGGAAGAGGATACGCTGCGTGCGGTTGGGGTATTTATCAGCCTTGAGCAGCCGATTGCGTTTGATGCCGTCGACAACCAGCCGGTCGACCTGTTGTTTGCATTGCTGGTTCCGGCTGACCAGTGCAAAACACACCTGCACACCCTTTCACTGGTGGCAAAACGTCTGGCAGATAAAACGGTTTGCCGTCGTCTGCGTGCTGCGCAGAGTGATGAAGAGCTCTATGCCATTATTACGGAAGTCCAGACAGAGCAGTAA
- the hpf gene encoding ribosome hibernation promoting factor codes for MQLNLTGQHVEITPPLREFVSGKFAKLEHYFEHINQVYIVLKVEKVTQVADATLHVNGGELHATSEAEDMYAAIDGLIDKLARQLTKHKDKLKKH; via the coding sequence ATGCAGCTGAACCTGACCGGGCAACATGTTGAAATCACGCCACCTTTACGTGAATTCGTCAGCGGTAAATTTGCCAAACTGGAACACTATTTTGAACATATCAATCAGGTCTATATTGTCCTGAAGGTTGAGAAAGTCACACAGGTGGCTGACGCAACACTTCACGTGAACGGTGGCGAGCTGCACGCCACGTCGGAAGCGGAAGATATGTATGCGGCAATTGACGGGCTGATCGATAAACTCGCCCGTCAGCTGACCAAACACAAAGATAAACTGAAAAAACACTAA
- the rapZ gene encoding RNase adapter RapZ, which yields MVLMIVSGRSGSGKSVALRALEDMGFYCVDNLPVVLLPELANSLAERNISAAVSIDVRNMPESPEIFETALNNLPDTFSPQLLFLDADRNTLIRRYSDTRRLHPLSSKNLSLESAIDEESDLLEPLRSRADLIIDTSEMSVHELAEMLRTRLLGKRERELTMVFESFGFKHGIPIDADYVFDVRFLPNPHWDPKLRPMTGLDRPVAAFLDRHTEVHNFIYQTRSYLELWLPMLETNNRSYLTVAIGCTGGKHRSVYIAEQLADYFRSRGKNVQSRHRTLEKRKS from the coding sequence ATGGTGCTGATGATCGTTAGCGGTCGTTCAGGCTCGGGGAAGTCAGTGGCGCTCCGTGCGCTGGAAGATATGGGATTCTACTGCGTTGATAACCTGCCGGTCGTGCTGCTGCCTGAATTGGCCAATTCGCTGGCGGAACGCAATATTTCGGCGGCGGTCAGCATCGACGTGCGTAACATGCCTGAATCCCCGGAAATTTTTGAAACCGCGCTGAATAATCTGCCTGACACATTTTCACCTCAGCTGCTGTTTCTAGACGCCGATCGCAATACCCTGATTCGTCGTTACAGCGATACACGCCGTCTGCATCCCCTCTCCAGCAAAAATCTGTCGCTGGAGAGCGCTATCGATGAAGAGAGCGATCTGCTGGAGCCGCTGCGTTCACGTGCCGATCTGATCATCGACACCTCAGAGATGTCGGTACATGAGCTGGCCGAGATGCTGCGTACCCGTCTGCTGGGCAAGCGTGAACGCGAACTGACCATGGTGTTTGAATCCTTTGGCTTCAAACATGGCATCCCGATTGACGCTGATTATGTCTTTGACGTGCGCTTTCTGCCTAATCCCCACTGGGATCCTAAGCTGCGTCCGATGACCGGCCTCGATCGTCCGGTGGCGGCCTTCCTTGACCGCCACACTGAAGTGCACAACTTTATCTACCAGACACGCAGCTATCTTGAACTTTGGCTGCCGATGCTGGAGACCAACAACCGTAGCTATCTTACCGTGGCGATTGGCTGTACCGGTGGCAAACACCGCTCAGTTTATATTGCAGAACAGCTGGCGGATTACTTCCGTTCGCGCGGTAAGAATGTACAGTCACGCCATCGCACGCTGGAAAAGCGCAAATCATGA
- the rpoN gene encoding RNA polymerase factor sigma-54 — protein sequence MKQGLQLRFSQQLAMTPQLQQAIRLLQLSTLELQQELQLALESNPLLEQTDLHDEIDSRESSEAEALDTREALEQKEMPDELPLDATWDEIYTAGTPSGTGTDYQDDELPVYQGETTQSLQDYLMWQVELTPFSDTDRAIATSIVDAIDDTGYLTVSLEEILDSIGNDELEADEVEAVLKRIQRFDPIGVGARDLRDCLLVQLSQYAPETPMLTEARLIVSEHLDLLANHDFRSLMRVTRLKEEVLKEAMLLIQSLDPRPGQSINTGEPEYVIPDVLVRKVGNRWTVELNADSVPRLKINQHYAAMGGATRNDSDSQFIRSNLQEARWLIKSLESRNDTLLKVTRCIVEQQQAFFEQGEEFMRPMVLADIAQAVEMHESTISRVTTQKYLHSPRGIFELKYFFSSHVNTEGGGEASSTAIRALVKKLISAENPAKPLSDSKLTSMLSDQGIMVARRTVAKYRESLSIPPSNQRKQLV from the coding sequence ATGAAGCAAGGTTTACAACTCAGGTTCAGCCAACAGCTGGCAATGACTCCACAATTGCAGCAGGCAATTCGTCTGCTGCAACTCTCCACGCTTGAACTCCAGCAGGAGTTACAGCTTGCACTGGAAAGTAATCCCCTGCTTGAGCAGACCGATCTGCATGACGAGATTGACTCCCGGGAATCGTCAGAAGCCGAAGCGCTGGATACCCGTGAAGCGCTCGAGCAGAAAGAGATGCCTGATGAGCTGCCGCTGGATGCCACCTGGGATGAAATCTACACCGCTGGCACCCCTTCCGGCACCGGTACCGATTATCAGGATGATGAGTTGCCGGTCTATCAGGGCGAAACCACGCAGTCACTGCAGGATTACCTGATGTGGCAGGTTGAATTGACGCCTTTCAGCGATACCGACCGCGCGATTGCGACCTCTATCGTCGATGCTATCGATGACACCGGATATCTCACCGTCTCGCTTGAGGAGATCCTCGACAGCATCGGCAACGATGAGCTTGAAGCGGATGAGGTTGAGGCGGTGCTGAAACGCATCCAGCGCTTTGACCCGATTGGTGTGGGCGCACGTGATTTGCGTGACTGTCTGCTGGTTCAGCTCTCCCAGTATGCGCCAGAAACGCCGATGCTGACTGAAGCACGCCTGATTGTCAGCGAACATCTCGACCTGCTGGCTAATCACGACTTCCGTAGCCTGATGCGCGTCACGCGCCTCAAAGAAGAGGTGCTGAAAGAGGCGATGCTGCTGATTCAGTCGCTGGACCCGCGTCCGGGTCAGTCCATCAACACCGGCGAGCCGGAATATGTTATCCCCGACGTGCTGGTGCGTAAGGTCGGCAACCGCTGGACGGTTGAGCTCAATGCCGACAGCGTGCCTCGTCTGAAGATCAACCAGCACTATGCGGCAATGGGCGGTGCAACGCGCAATGACAGCGACAGCCAGTTCATTCGCAGTAATCTGCAGGAAGCGCGCTGGCTGATTAAGAGTCTGGAAAGCCGCAATGACACGCTGCTTAAAGTCACGCGCTGTATCGTTGAGCAGCAGCAGGCGTTCTTTGAGCAGGGTGAAGAATTTATGCGTCCGATGGTGCTGGCCGATATCGCCCAGGCCGTTGAGATGCACGAATCGACCATTTCCCGTGTGACCACGCAGAAGTATCTGCACAGCCCGCGTGGCATTTTTGAACTGAAGTACTTTTTCTCCAGTCACGTTAATACGGAGGGTGGCGGTGAAGCCTCCTCTACCGCGATCCGTGCTCTGGTGAAGAAATTAATTTCGGCGGAAAATCCAGCCAAACCCTTGAGCGACAGTAAACTGACCTCCATGTTATCTGATCAGGGGATCATGGTGGCACGGCGTACCGTCGCCAAATATCGTGAGTCTTTATCCATCCCGCCATCGAACCAGCGTAAACAGCTGGTTTGA